From Osmerus mordax isolate fOsmMor3 chromosome 7, fOsmMor3.pri, whole genome shotgun sequence:
GCGTGGCCAGACTTCAGACTACAGAGTAGAAAGCAGGGGCTGACCTATGCAGTTCATGCTGCCCAGGCCTGAGAAGGCCCCCTCTGCCACCTTCTTGATGCGGTTATCATGGATGCGGAGCTccaccagggaggggggcaggttcTTGGGTACCACTGTCAGCAAGTTCCGGGAGAAGTAGAGCTTCTGTATGTGCTTGAGGGGGGAGAAGGCTTTGGGGTGGACCTTGGAGATCTTGTTGTTGACCAGGGACAAGGCCTGGGGAAGGTGTCcgggaaaaacagagagagagagagagagagagcatgatacATCTGTAATTACTGCTGATTTACCACTTTTGATTGTACTCTTGGCAGTATGAGGGCTATCGTGTGTTATGTCAACAATCcctggattgagagagagaacaagatatcaggagagagagagagagccagatgaAGACAGGGGGAAAAGGGACACGAGAAACAgcgcagggagaaagagagagtacagGAAGTGAGTTTGGTTGCTCCTCTCTTGCATACAGAAGCTACTGAGCACCAGAGTAGACGGTGAATCACAGCCTTTCATTTTGACACAGAAAagtgacagacagaccaacatacaggcaggcagacagacaagcatggagacaggcagacagacagataggcaggcaggcaggcagacagacagacaggtcgacagacaggtagacagacagacagacaggaagacaggcaggcaggcaggcaggtatgCAGGCAGAGTACAGAACAGGACAGGACAAGACATGGCTGAAGAAAACATCTCGTAATAAAGATGCCATTGTCCAGTGTTGGGAGTTCTGTCTCCCGCCAGGCTCAATATTGCTcttggtgtgttctcctgcacGCAGGGATGTGAACGAGACGAGTCTCTCTGGTAGAGAGGAAAGGACGTGAGCAAGAAAATCCCCCTTCTGGCTCCCAGGGCATGAAAGCCTAGCGTAAGCACAAGTAATCCACACAggaaagacagggagatggagagggagggggggaaggggaacaagagaggaggagggagagaaagaaagacagattgttagaagagagagagggagggagatagaggaggcacagagaaagagagaaagaaaaagggagagcgagagggtggGCAACgatgagaaagtgaaagagaaagatgtGGGTGGAAAATCAAGTACGGCACTcggtaaagagagggagaaataagtGAGGTaaacagaaggaggagaagaaggaggagggagggaggggggaggcagacaggagacaATGAAAGAAGCCTTtgggagagatgtggagggagaggctggtctGTCTCACATAGAGGTTGGCCAGGCCTTTGAAGTCATTCTCTTTCAGCTCAGTGATGCGGTTGTTCTGCAGGTCCAGGAGTTTGGTGTCAGAGGGGATGTTCTTAGGCACCTCTGTGAGACCTGCaggcccatcacacacacacacacacagtcagtagtGACATCTGATATCCCTGTACAAGCAAAGATTTATAATTATAACACACAAGCCTATTAGACATTCTGAGGGAATTAGCCTGCAGTATGCTGAAAAAAAATGGATAAGCcagttacaaacacacagtcacacacatgttGCGACACATGcggccacacacaccctcacacccagaCTGGAACAGCAGATGGAGTCCAGATGGTTTGGATTTCATTGTCCCAGAGGACATGACTTCAGCACTGTCAGCAAAATTACATCAAATCTAGTGTGGATATATAGCAGTGCATAACCatgacaccatcacacacacacacacacacactcatactgtacacacacacacatgcatgtcaaacaaacactcacaatcacaaacaaacacatagcaTTTATCACACTAAGAGAATGTGACTATCAAACACAAGCTGACCTACTGTAGGAAAACATGACTGGCTTTCTATATCTTCATCAGAGACCACACCCTAGTCCAGAGAGAGCAAAGTCATTGCCTTTAAAGGAGTTTAAAGACATGGCAGTAAATTGTATCTGGCCCCACCCTCCaacaacctacacacacacactattgaaaATCTACTGGCACAATAACGCCCCTAGTATTTATTTAACCTTCAAATGTGTCATAATAATCACATGTTGGGTTATTAAAGTGCATCCCATCCTCTAGCACAATGTGCAATTAAGAATTGTACAGCATTCTGTCAAGACCAGCCCCTGAAACCAATATTCCCACGTTATGTAAAACGAAGAGGCTTGAGAAATGCAGACTCTCTGGGAAACTCTAGGAAAACTGAACCAACTCTGTTTTAACAAGACCATCAcaaaactatgtgtgtgtgtgtgtgaatatgtttgtgtgcatctgtgtgtgtgtgtgtgtgtgtgtgtatatgtgtgtgtgcttcaattCTCAGCCAGTCAGTCCCCACTGTCAGGTCATCTTAAATAGACTAAGCTACTGCCAGCTTTTACCAGGTCCAAATGCTGCTAAATCATTGCTACTGGTGACCCAACAACCATCCACAGTCACTCTGGTAGTTCCAGACACCGAGGTTTCTGCTTtacggatgggggggggggggacatgcacTGTCAAAGTAATGTACTCTGTTCTGTTCtattctactctgctctactcttttctactctgttctactgtcataccctactctactctgttctcttttactctactctgctctgctctactctgcacTACTCTGCTCAACTCTACCATACTCTGTTCTACTTTTTTCTACTGTAATAATCTATCATGCAGCACATTACCACAACAGTGACTCTCACCATTTACTAGATGGAACAGATGTTAAAGATGCACCAccccgcccctccacccctaacacaaacaaacagcactTCCACTACATTTTGGAACGGAACTTGGAAccatccccttccccccctccctgcccctgccttcCCAGACAAACCCCCAAACCACCACTCTTTCCCACACGGCCCCCAACAAACCTCCACACTTTGACCGCTAACTGACGGGACAGGGCCCATCACCGCCCCAGCTTAAACCCCAGCGCCCCTTAAATACGGTCCTACACAAACACTCAACACccggacaggacacacactgaaGGGAAACAGACACCACAGCCGATATACATCTGTTTTAAATAAGCACTGACATCTTGCTAATGATATGCTTCCACTTATACTCAGTCAGTCAGAGTCTCAGACAAGAAATCCATAGCtagcttgtaaaaaaaaaaaaaaaaaagattcgaTAAAACATCGGGAGACAAACGAGCGTCTGATAGAAGTGCTCGTCGTTTTACGCTCCTCCAGGCCTGTGTTGGGAGGCTGTTGTAGTCGACTGGGCTGAAAGAAGGGATAtccactgtcaaacacacacaaatcaatgggagagggggggggggtatccatTGACTGTATGTCATATTCTACTCTCACAATAAAAGGGAAAAATCACTTCCTCAAATCGCAGTAAAAAGTGGAATCTGTGGTGTGATCTCAGTGACTCCATTACAATATGACAAGTCCATGACACAAGTTAAAATAGCTACTTGTATTGACTTGAGTGGACCACAAATAactccttacccccccccccccccccccccctcccccccccccgccctaaAGACACTGTACACACATCAACACGTGGCTTTcgttcctcctctttcaccgAGCCTCCACATTTctaagccctcctctcctctgctccatctTTGCCCTTCTTTCCGTCAGGCATCCTGTGCGTGTCCCAAGAACAACATGAAACAGCTCCTTAAAAAACGAAGAGAGGAAATTACATAGAAACCTTTCATCTCCTCCCATCAaagtgtctcctccctcctccctcttttcgtCTCTCCTCCTTTGCTCGCTTCTTCGCTCGCTTCGTTTCCCCCTCGtcgtctctcgctgtctctctctccccctcctccttcctctcccgcaCGATGTCGGGGAACACAAAATCCCTCAAAGAGATGCCATTCTTTATCAAAATACACGCACATCCCTCAGAATTTCTCCGATAACAGAAagttctgcttctctctctccctggccagGGAAGTCATACAAGACTATCCTGGCCAAATTAGCTCTCAGAACAACTTCTCTTACCAAACTTGTTTGTTCTTCCATCACCAAATATCACAATACCCCCTGTGTAAAGTGCACTCCGGCAAAATAGAACAACGGCACgtatgaaacacacaaacacacacatctgcatggGTACTTTATGACATGCTGTAGAATGCTGTAGAATGCCGTAGAATCTGAATAATAGATGTATTTCAGGTCCATCTGTGGAACACGGACAAACTTACAGtacagtctcacacactcacacacacacacgcagacacacacactcactcacacacacacacacacacagacagcccacCCAGGTCGGAGCATTGGACCACTTTGAGCTGACACTGGCAGCCGAAGGGGCAGACTGGGAGTTCAGGCGGGGGCAACTCCTCCATGGTCgagccttcctcctcatccctcatcatcgtcatcatcccgCCGCCGTCCATGCTGTCCATGGCAAAGTCCCAGAACCCCCTCTGCTCGAAGGGCAGggcggaggtgggggagggcaggcGAGCCAGGCACAGCaacagcaggagggaggagtgggccaGCATCTTTCACATGCAcacctggagagaaagagagagagagagagagaaagagagagagagagagagagagagagttaccaAAAGGTGAAATGAAAAAAGTACAaacaagagagagtgagtgaaaagGTGTAAATGGAGAAATGTGTGTCCTCacattaaaacaatttaaacacatctattattatacagtgttacacaaacacacacacacattgatgacACATTTGAAGAATAATACTGTGTTGAAGGGAGTTGTATTGACAACATGTCTGCCAACAAAAAAGGCATTGAgagtgaggaggatgaggatgactaGATGGTGCCAGATCCGGACCAATCCCCTTTCCCTGAAAGCAAGGCTCTGCTCACTGGCCAATCACGGCTGAGCCGACAGTAGCCAGGGGAAAAAGTTAACTTGGATCCCAGGTTAAACACTGTAACCATTCATTTAGCGaggaaagaagtgtgtgtgtgtctgttagaaagaagagaggcacaggtgtgtgtgagtgagtgagtgtgtgtgtgtgtggggtgtgtgtgtacaagcctGAACAGACATACTCCATGATGTCATCTCTGACCATAAACTCCTCCTGGCAGTTGAGGTCACTGGGAATATGTGTCCTATTCTGCAGTAACCCTGATCTGCAGTATAATTGACACatacttaaccctaaccctaatccaaACAATAGCAAACAACAGTTTAATGTGATTCATCCATAAAACAAGCCTTCCGAACTTATTACCAACCATCATCTAGAGAATCATGAACTTTAAAATGTCCAAACCAGGAACTCTTTCCTCTTGTCATCATAAACCTCCTTAATCCTATCATGGTTCTAACCCTGTCAAGTTCTGTCTAATGACCTTCGATACATCACTTCCAAAAGGAAATGTACTAATTCTATCAACACACCATGAGGTCCTTGTTATCAAGTATTCTCTGAGCTCTCACTGTTCCAGGTCTGGGATAGAGGGAACAACAGTGACCGGATaagaagaaagaaacagagagaaggaaagagagggggggtggcagCGAAAGAAAGGGGTGAAGGAATAAAATAGATAACAGACATGGGGAGGGGATAGAGGTAGGGAATGATGAAAgggaaagtagagagagagagagagagagagagagagagagagagagagagagagacagacagacagacagagagaaagagagagagagagagagagagagagagagagagagagagagagagagagcgcgacagagagagcgagagagagagagagagagagagagagagagagagagagagatagagagagagagagagagagagagagagagagagagagagagagagagatgcaatgCCAAACCCAGGCCGCCATATGTCCTGGTCTCCCTGTCAAAGGGCTGCGTTGGGGACGCTCAGCTGGGCCACTGATGGAACCACAGCAGCAGTCTCCAAGTGGGTTCCACATGGGTCGGAAATGCCTCCCTTTTACAGATCCCTGTCCTGATCCCTGGACACGTTGTTCAAAAGGCTGTGTGCGTCTGTCAGCGTATGTGTTTACCTACcagcgtgactgtgtgtgcgtgtgtgtttccctaGTCGACGTCCTCCACACTTCGCCCAGACCATTCAAACAATCAATTGTTAAACGTTTGCCTTAACAGCACTGACCGCATTCCTGATTTTCAGAAGAGCTGAAGAAACAGccattattatattacttttTAGGCCAAAGTGTTCCAGAGCACACCAAGGTACCaagaacacactctcaccaaTATAACTGACTGGGGGGGAATGGAGCAAGCCAGACAGAGTCATTGCCAGCCTTTATTAGTGCAGTGGTGTTTACACACCCTAGAGAATGTAAATAAACGatgtacacaaacatattttcatCCCAAGCTGACCACATCCATAACCTCGCGAATACAGGAGACCACAATTTTGATTTTGAAAACAGTAGATGAAAAAAACCTTAAAGGATATTTACGGAATATTTATGACGATTTATGACGTCGAAGGATTTGATCAAATTGGGGTTATTCTGTAGTGGCATCGCACCTCATCTTGGTTATCTCAGTTACATCTCAGTTTGACTAGAGTCATGGTCAAGCGTGTTTCCCTGGCCATATATAAACAGGCCCCTTATCGCCTGGACGACGGCCTGGATGTATTTGCGGTTCTTTAGGTTTAGGCTAACTATTTCAAACACAGAACGTCAAGTGTTTATGGCGATATAAACATTCACCCCCCCCAGTTTCACTCCCCACAGAGACCTCAGGCCACAATAACAGGACCAAATTCTGTGTCAGTGTTTTAGTTATGGATTCAGCAAGAGAAGTAAGGGTGGAGAGAAAAACGAGAGGGGTAAACAGGCATAATCTTTTGCAGTTTATGTGGACTTGCTTGGACATCTGAAAACCCAGCATGGCTTCAGTCTGGGTTCAGCTGTAAAAATAGCCACCAAATTATACCATGCTTTTAAAAAACACCACTGGCTATGACCATGTTAGAGGAATGTAACCAGAGGAGATGGACAGAatttaagacacacacacacacacacacacatgaaagccAGAACGGAAGCACATAAACtgcaaaaatgtattttgtgtttaACCATTCAGACACTACCTGGCTTTGGAGGGTCACGTGTTATTGAATACTGCACACAACTCTACTGTACAAAGTTAATTCTACACAGCGGGATTTATTTTTAGATTGTTTAGTGTTTTACATGAAATTTGAAATTTTCAAAGTGAATGTTGTATGCTAATTTAGAAATTGCACAATTGAAATGGAATAGAATGGTTTATAATCTTATTGCTTTCAACTTGTACCAAAGTTCCAAATTCACTTTTCAATTTCAGTTTCTCAAAATTCAGTTTCCATTAGTGTATAGGAATCCCAGTTGGGAGAACAAGGTAATACTTTATTATTATATGATATGATATAATTAATTGCCTTCTTGGTTTCATTCACCGTATTTCTCTGTATTGATTCACATTGATTGTGGAGGGACAGTTGTGCAGTACAGGCCATCTTTTCCTCAGTGTGGTCAGTAGCTGTAGGAGACCATCTATGGGCCAGTCAGAGCCTGGGCGTTTAGGGTCAGCGGTATTTAGGGCCCTTGGCTGAGAGAAGCCTTCTGATAGGCTAAGCCTGACTGATTTATGACTCCTGTCTTGCCTTCTGATTGAGAGCATGCCTCAATTTGAAAAAACACCTGTTGCTTGAGTTCCCTATAAACTGCCatcctctgaccttcatgcccCAGAGAGATTTAGCAAGAGATCATATCTGTATCTTTGATACTTTCATTGTTCCTCGTCTCATAATTCGTGTTTGGCGTTGCTCACTCTTCAGTCACTAACTGGTCAATGCATTTGAAGTTCAGATCCTACACTGTTAAAAGTCTCCTTTCCCAGTCAACATCAAGGAGCCAGAGAAGCAGTCAGTTCGCTTTTTAACTAGTCAAGTGG
This genomic window contains:
- the bgnb gene encoding biglycan b encodes the protein MLAHSSLLLLLCLARLPSPTSALPFEQRGFWDFAMDSMDGGGMMTMMRDEEEGSTMEELPPPELPVCPFGCQCQLKVVQCSDLGLTEVPKNIPSDTKLLDLQNNRITELKENDFKGLANLYALSLVNNKISKVHPKAFSPLKHIQKLYFSRNLLTVVPKNLPPSLVELRIHDNRIKKVAEGAFSGLGSMNCIEMGGNPIQNSGFEPGAFKGLKLNYLRISDAKLTGVPKDLPDSLHELHLDHNQIQAIELEDLSRYKHVYRLGLGFNHIRMIENGSLAYIPRLRELHLENNRLTRVPKGLPDMKYLQVVYLHSNNISQVEVDDFCPRGFGMKRTFYNGISLFANPVQYWEVQPAAFRCVSDRLAIQFGNYKK